In Mytilus edulis chromosome 7, xbMytEdul2.2, whole genome shotgun sequence, a single genomic region encodes these proteins:
- the LOC139529933 gene encoding L-fucose dehydrogenase-like — MEGHLRFKDKVTVITGGSSGIGKGCATVFVQQGSKVVFCSYNEKEGKEAEKELNGKGPGEALFIFADVTKEDDIKNMINKTVERYGKIDCVINNAGQHPEYRTIDDYTAEEFRKLFEVNVLGYFLVSKYALPHLRKTEGNIINNSSMTAHTAAGWSSMYCATKGAVSAMTRALAIDEAKYNVRVNSFSGGNIDTPLSNQFINSTANPEETGQIFSNISLLGRRGTAEECGMTCLYLASDATFSTGIDIHVSGGAELNYACKNVKTKGFWPNSFLKKQ; from the exons ATGGAAGGTCAcctacgttttaaagacaaagtTACTGTTATAACGGGAGGATCGAGTGGAATAGGAAAAGGCTGTGCAACAGTGTTTG tTCAACAGGGATCAAAAGTAGTATTTTGTTCATACAATG AGAAGGAAGGCAAAGAAGCAGAAAAAGAACTGAACGGTAAAGGACCAGGTGAAGCATTATTTATATTTGCTGACGTCACAAAAGAAGATGATATTAAA aatatgataaacaaaacagtAGAAAGGTATGGAAAAATTGACTGTGTCATCAATAATGCTGGACAAC ATCCCGAGTACAGAACAATAGATGATTATACAGCAGAAGAGTTTAGAAAGTTGTTCGAAGTTAATGTTCTTGGATACTTCCTAGTTTCAAAG TATGCACTTCCACATTTACGGAAGACAGAAGGCAACATTATAAATAACAGTAGTATGACTGCGCATACGGCGGCTGgttggtcttcaatgtattgTGCTACAAAG GGGGCTGTAAGTGCTATGACAAGGGCACTGGCAATAGATGAAGCCAAATATAACGTTAGAGTTAATTC ATTTTCAGGTGGAAATATTGATACACCTTTATCTAATCAATTCATCAATTCAACAGCAAATCCCGAAGAGACTGGACAGATATTTAGCAACATATCG CTATTAGGGAGGCGAGGTACAGCTGAGGAATGTGGTATGACATGTCTCTATTTAGCATCAGATGCCACATTCAGCACAGGAATTGATATCCATGTATCAGGTGGTGCAGAGCTGAATTATgcttgtaaaaatgtaaaaacaaaggGATTCTGGCCTAATTCATTCTTGAAGAAACAATGA
- the LOC139482957 gene encoding uncharacterized protein, whose product MTTDEKSKGRDDLVHLFVRHGLKLNVVSTRGEKAIDILLNKILEENGTVKDDESNGCSRLEYDMKLFNYLVRAGCYLLPSSTSKTQISKAQGRDETCANKSLLLTLTNTGLFKTAEYLILSGWNIEQEVWFNNFDVSSLKLSDVEIKYTKRKQRDVEIRKFEFKAFLDGLDKGPKSLSIICRKSIRQQLLLAAEDSEIESRVNLLPIPAKMKCFLGLTDYAQDKEVIQLELNRSVRQHTSVSSDLVQAFLLSRIQSSQRHSLFRYYDSDDDYDDYLMYDNYYDNW is encoded by the exons ATGACCACTGATG AGAAATCAAAAGGGAGAGATGATCTGGTTCATCTTTTTGTCCGACATGGTTTAAAACTGAATGTTGTCTCGACAAGGGGTGAGAAGGCGATAGATATATTACTAAACAAGATACTTGAAGAAAATGGTACAGTTAAGGATGATGAAAGTAACGGATGTTCACGACTAGAATATGATATGAAGTTATTCAACTATCTTGTTAGAGCCGGATGTTATCTCCTGCCTTCCTCAACGTCCAAAACACAGATATCAAAAGCTCAAGGAAG AGACGAGACTTGTGCCAACAAATCGTTACTTCTGACTCTCACCAATACTGGACTATTCAAAACAGCAGAATATCTCATTCTAAGTGGATGGAACATCGAGCAGGAAGTTTGGTTCAACAATTTCGATGTATCATCACTGAAATTATCAGATGTTGAGATCAAATATACTAAAAGAAAGCAAAGAGACGTTGAAATAAGGAAATTCGAATTTAAAGCATTCCTCGATGGTTTGGATAAAGGTCCAAAGTCTTTATCTATCATATGCAGAAAAAGTATAAGGCAGCAACTCCTGTTAGCAGCAGAGGATTCCGAGATTGAATCAAGAGTAAATTTACTTCCGATTCCAGCAAAAATGAAATGTTTCCTTGGTCTGACGGATTATGCTCAAGACAAAGAAGTAATTCAATTGGAATTGAATAGAAG tgtgaGGCAACACACGTCAGTAAGCAGTGATTTGGTTCAGGCATTTCTGCTTTCACGAATTCAATCCAGTCAAAGACATAGTTTATTTAGATACTATGATTCGGATGACGATTACGATGATTATTTGATGTATGACAATTATTATGATAATTGGTGA